One part of the Acinetobacter sp. XS-4 genome encodes these proteins:
- a CDS encoding MFS transporter has product MKTPILNEQKSQAGLHAWLAVIAVALAIFIVVSVEMLPIGLLTPIAKSMQQQLGSMSLIVSTPSLVAAITAPCVILVFNRITRRKLILLFMLLLFISTLVFAMANAFHWLLLARVLFGISMGGIWSLAGSIAVRLVPTAQVGLATSLIFSGVAAASVLGVPMGVYLGDLFGWRMAFISISMLVAIVFLMLFWSLPPLTVQQTSTWREALVVLKKTNIVVGLGMTLFIVTGHFSAYTFIRPLLQEMAHFSDSSIGALLLIYGVFGILGNFILGFSIQKFLWQTLFIIALLLGSTLFLFMFFGDSKFLSLALLLIWGLSYGGVSISLMTWMIRSAPMHIELASALNITMFNLSIGLGAFLGGLIYDAFGSGLNLFFGSVLACIAAILIFINHNKNPLI; this is encoded by the coding sequence ATGAAAACCCCCATTCTTAATGAACAAAAATCTCAAGCTGGTTTGCATGCTTGGTTAGCAGTTATAGCTGTTGCTTTGGCGATTTTTATTGTAGTTAGTGTAGAAATGCTACCTATTGGATTATTAACACCTATTGCAAAAAGTATGCAACAACAATTAGGAAGCATGAGTCTTATTGTTTCTACTCCATCTCTAGTTGCTGCAATTACTGCACCATGTGTCATTTTAGTATTTAACCGCATTACTCGTCGTAAACTAATTCTTTTATTTATGTTGTTATTGTTTATTTCAACATTAGTTTTTGCAATGGCTAATGCATTTCATTGGTTGTTGCTGGCCCGAGTATTATTTGGAATTTCTATGGGGGGAATATGGTCCCTAGCAGGAAGTATTGCAGTTCGTTTAGTTCCAACTGCACAAGTTGGGCTCGCCACTTCACTTATTTTTAGTGGTGTTGCTGCAGCTTCGGTATTGGGTGTGCCAATGGGAGTTTATCTAGGGGATTTATTTGGATGGAGGATGGCATTTATTAGTATATCGATGTTAGTTGCAATAGTATTTTTAATGCTATTTTGGTCATTACCACCTCTTACGGTTCAACAAACGAGTACATGGAGAGAGGCTTTAGTTGTATTAAAAAAAACAAATATTGTCGTTGGGCTAGGGATGACCTTATTTATAGTTACAGGGCATTTTTCAGCATATACTTTTATACGTCCGCTACTACAAGAAATGGCCCATTTCTCTGATTCTTCTATTGGAGCTTTATTACTAATTTATGGTGTTTTTGGAATTCTAGGTAATTTTATTTTAGGATTTAGTATTCAAAAATTTCTTTGGCAAACATTGTTTATCATTGCTTTATTATTGGGTAGTACATTATTTTTATTTATGTTTTTCGGTGATTCTAAGTTTCTTAGTCTAGCGTTACTTTTAATTTGGGGGCTTTCTTATGGTGGGGTTTCAATATCATTAATGACTTGGATGATTCGTTCAGCTCCTATGCATATTGAGTTAGCATCTGCACTTAATATTACTATGTTTAATTTATCAATAGGATTAGGAGCTTTTTTAGGTGGGCTAATTTATGATGCCTTTGGAAGCGGGTTGAATCTATTTTTTGGAAGTGTATTAGCTTGTATTGCGGCCATTTTAATATTTATTAATCACAATAAAAATCCCCTCATTTGA
- a CDS encoding SDR family NAD(P)-dependent oxidoreductase codes for MAKLDTLQNKVVWITGASSGLGKALAGELALQGAEVILTSRRFEELEEVRVGLLKPEHHLSVVADITDEKQVEEAYQQILKAKGRIDWLINNAGLSQRALIEDTTMATERAIMEVDYFSQVALTKTVLPTMLKQKSGRVVFVSSVAGLLGTQYRASYSAAKAAIHMWANSLRAEVSDQGVEVSVIFPGFVKTNVSFNALNGAGQPQGHQDEAIENGLEANVFAQQSVKALMHGQEYIVIGGSKEKLGVMVSRMSPKLLYKMIRKTKVK; via the coding sequence ATGGCCAAACTTGATACTTTACAAAATAAAGTGGTATGGATTACGGGAGCATCTTCTGGTTTGGGCAAGGCCTTAGCAGGGGAGTTGGCTTTGCAAGGGGCAGAAGTAATTTTGACTTCGCGTCGTTTTGAAGAATTAGAAGAGGTTCGAGTTGGTTTATTAAAACCAGAGCATCATTTGTCTGTAGTTGCCGATATTACTGATGAAAAACAAGTAGAAGAAGCTTACCAGCAGATTTTAAAAGCCAAAGGGCGAATTGACTGGCTCATTAATAATGCGGGCTTAAGCCAACGTGCTTTAATTGAAGACACAACAATGGCAACCGAACGGGCCATTATGGAAGTCGACTATTTCTCTCAAGTGGCATTAACCAAAACTGTGCTGCCGACCATGCTAAAACAAAAGTCTGGCCGAGTTGTATTTGTGTCGAGTGTGGCAGGTTTATTAGGAACTCAGTACCGCGCAAGCTACTCTGCTGCTAAAGCTGCAATTCACATGTGGGCAAATAGTTTACGTGCTGAGGTCTCAGATCAAGGTGTTGAAGTTTCTGTTATTTTCCCGGGCTTTGTAAAAACAAATGTGTCCTTTAATGCGTTAAATGGTGCTGGGCAACCTCAAGGTCATCAAGATGAAGCCATTGAGAATGGTTTAGAGGCAAACGTATTTGCTCAGCAATCAGTTAAAGCCTTAATGCATGGTCAAGAATATATTGTTATTGGGGGAAGCAAAGAAAAACTAGGCGTTATGGTTTCTCGGATGTCACCAAAACTTCTCTATAAAATGATTCGGAAAACAAAAGTAAAATAA
- a CDS encoding nuclear transport factor 2 family protein produces MDQDYHRILDVITRFQLVFDQKNWDAFDDLLADQLEVDYFQFRGEPLCVVSCHEYKGSRQQALSHLRLQHNLSNPLIRIEQDQAWLECNYQIYRFSENDYFHSFGRYYFTLVKQQGSWKITGICQHLTKNIGNPRIHFSAIGQC; encoded by the coding sequence ATGGATCAAGATTATCACCGTATTTTAGACGTCATTACGCGTTTTCAATTGGTCTTTGACCAGAAAAATTGGGACGCTTTTGATGATTTATTGGCAGATCAACTTGAGGTGGACTATTTCCAGTTTAGGGGAGAGCCTTTATGTGTCGTGTCTTGTCATGAGTATAAAGGTTCTCGGCAACAAGCTTTATCGCATTTACGGCTACAGCACAATTTGAGTAATCCTTTGATTCGGATTGAACAAGATCAAGCATGGTTAGAATGTAATTATCAAATTTATCGTTTTTCGGAAAATGATTATTTTCATTCATTTGGTCGTTATTATTTTACTTTGGTAAAACAACAGGGCAGTTGGAAAATTACTGGAATTTGCCAACATTTAACTAAAAATATTGGCAATCCACGCATTCATTTTTCCGCTATTGGGCAGTGCTAA
- a CDS encoding valine--tRNA ligase, producing the protein MTDAQTAQNIATTYDPTEIEKKWYQTWEEQGYFKPSGHGESFCIMIPPPNVTGSLHMGHGFNNAIMDALTRYNRMMGKNTLWQPGTDHAGIATQMVVERQLGLQGVTRHDLGRDKFIEKVWEWKEQSGGTITKQIRRLGSSVDWSRERFTMDEGLSNAVKEVFVRLHEDGLIYRGKRLVNWDPKLQTALSDLEVESKEEKGSLWHFKYFFEDKSVKTQDGKDYLVVATTRPETLLGDTAVAVHPEDERYAHLVGKNIVLPITGRLIPIVADDYVEKDFGTGCVKITPAHDFNDYDLGKRNSLPIINIFNKNAEVLAEFEYIAKAGEQISKTITAPAEYAGLERFAARKKLVAEAEAEGWLDQIQPYDLKAPRGDRSGVIIEPLLTDQWYVKIAPLAEPAIEAVQDGRIKFVPEQYSNMYMAWMRDIQDWCISRQLWWGHRIPAWYDANGNIYVGRNEEEVRAKNNIAADVELKQDEDVLDTWFSSALWTFSTLGWTGDDKKDELNDFLKTFHPTDVLVTGFDIIFFWVARMIMMTLHFMKNEDGSSQVPFKTVYVHGLVRDGEGQKMSKSKGNVLDPLDLIDGIDLESLVAKRTTGLMNPKDAAKIEKSTRKEFPEGINAYGTDAVRFTFCALANTGRDIKFDLKRVEGYRNFCNKIWNATRFVLMNVEGQTVGQEARPDLWELPEQWIISRLQKAEAAVHQAFATYRLDLAAQAIYDFIWNEYCDWYVELTKPVLNDPEVAEERKAEVRRVLLAVMEASLRLAHPLMPYLTEEIWQTLAPMLGQGGPTIMTAQYPIPEQAKINEQAEADMQWLQGLIGAVRNIRGELGLGNARLLPVLLQNTSDAEREQIIRIEALFKALAKVESIEFLNKDQEPPLSCSSVVSHASVFVPMKGLIDPKAELARLQKDLDKIQKQHDQIAGKLANEGFVSKAPAAVVEGEKAKLAEFAAQLEKVKANMEQIAAL; encoded by the coding sequence ATGACTGACGCTCAAACCGCTCAAAATATTGCGACCACATACGATCCAACCGAGATCGAAAAGAAGTGGTACCAAACGTGGGAAGAACAAGGTTACTTCAAACCTTCTGGTCACGGTGAATCATTCTGTATCATGATTCCACCACCAAACGTCACAGGTAGTTTGCACATGGGCCATGGCTTTAACAATGCCATTATGGATGCCCTCACCCGTTATAACCGTATGATGGGTAAAAACACTTTGTGGCAACCGGGTACTGACCACGCTGGTATTGCAACTCAAATGGTTGTTGAGCGTCAACTTGGTTTACAAGGTGTGACTCGTCATGACTTAGGCCGTGATAAGTTCATCGAAAAAGTTTGGGAATGGAAAGAACAATCTGGCGGCACAATTACGAAACAAATTCGTCGCTTAGGTTCATCTGTAGACTGGTCACGTGAACGCTTCACAATGGACGAAGGTTTATCAAACGCAGTTAAAGAAGTATTCGTTCGTTTGCACGAAGACGGTTTAATTTACCGTGGTAAGCGTCTTGTAAACTGGGATCCTAAACTTCAAACAGCACTTTCTGACCTTGAAGTTGAAAGCAAAGAAGAAAAAGGCTCACTTTGGCACTTTAAATATTTCTTTGAAGACAAATCAGTTAAAACTCAAGATGGCAAAGACTATTTAGTCGTTGCAACGACTCGTCCTGAAACATTACTGGGCGATACGGCTGTAGCTGTTCACCCAGAAGATGAGCGTTATGCACACCTTGTTGGTAAAAATATTGTATTGCCAATTACTGGTCGTTTAATCCCGATCGTTGCTGACGACTACGTTGAGAAAGACTTCGGTACTGGCTGTGTAAAAATTACCCCTGCTCATGACTTCAATGACTATGACCTAGGTAAACGCAACAGCTTGCCAATCATTAATATCTTCAACAAAAATGCCGAAGTTTTGGCTGAGTTTGAATATATTGCAAAAGCTGGCGAACAAATTTCTAAAACCATTACTGCACCTGCGGAATATGCTGGTTTAGAACGTTTTGCAGCACGTAAGAAGTTAGTTGCTGAAGCGGAAGCTGAAGGCTGGTTAGATCAAATCCAACCGTATGACTTAAAAGCTCCACGTGGCGACCGTTCAGGTGTGATCATTGAGCCGTTACTGACTGACCAATGGTACGTAAAAATTGCTCCGCTTGCTGAGCCTGCAATTGAAGCAGTTCAAGATGGCCGTATTAAGTTTGTTCCAGAACAGTACAGCAACATGTACATGGCTTGGATGCGTGACATTCAAGACTGGTGTATTTCACGTCAGCTTTGGTGGGGTCACCGTATTCCAGCTTGGTACGATGCAAATGGCAACATCTATGTTGGTCGTAACGAAGAAGAAGTACGCGCGAAAAACAACATCGCTGCTGATGTTGAACTTAAACAAGACGAAGACGTTCTTGATACATGGTTCTCATCTGCACTTTGGACTTTCTCAACTTTGGGTTGGACTGGCGACGACAAGAAAGATGAACTAAATGATTTCTTAAAAACCTTCCACCCAACAGATGTATTGGTGACTGGTTTTGACATCATTTTCTTCTGGGTTGCCCGTATGATCATGATGACCCTGCACTTCATGAAAAATGAAGATGGTTCATCACAAGTTCCATTTAAGACTGTTTACGTTCACGGCTTGGTACGTGATGGTGAAGGTCAAAAAATGTCGAAGTCTAAAGGTAACGTACTTGACCCATTAGACTTGATTGACGGTATTGATTTAGAAAGTTTAGTTGCAAAACGTACGACTGGCCTAATGAACCCGAAAGATGCAGCGAAGATTGAAAAATCAACGCGTAAAGAGTTCCCAGAAGGTATTAATGCTTACGGTACTGACGCAGTTCGTTTCACGTTCTGTGCGCTTGCAAACACTGGTCGTGATATCAAGTTCGACTTAAAACGTGTTGAAGGCTACCGTAACTTCTGTAACAAAATCTGGAACGCAACTCGTTTCGTTCTGATGAATGTTGAAGGCCAAACTGTTGGTCAAGAAGCACGTCCTGATCTTTGGGAACTTCCAGAACAATGGATTATCAGCCGTCTGCAAAAAGCAGAAGCTGCTGTACATCAAGCGTTCGCAACGTACCGTTTAGATCTTGCTGCTCAAGCGATTTACGACTTTATCTGGAATGAATACTGTGACTGGTACGTTGAGTTAACTAAACCAGTTCTGAATGATCCAGAAGTTGCAGAAGAGCGTAAAGCTGAAGTACGTCGTGTATTGCTTGCTGTAATGGAAGCATCATTACGTTTGGCTCATCCATTAATGCCGTATTTGACAGAGGAAATCTGGCAGACTCTTGCACCAATGCTTGGTCAAGGCGGCCCAACGATTATGACTGCTCAATACCCTATTCCTGAGCAAGCAAAAATCAATGAACAAGCTGAAGCAGATATGCAATGGCTTCAAGGTTTGATTGGTGCAGTACGTAACATTCGTGGTGAGTTAGGCTTAGGTAACGCGCGCTTGTTGCCAGTATTACTTCAAAACACGTCTGACGCTGAACGTGAACAAATCATTCGTATTGAAGCATTGTTCAAAGCACTAGCTAAAGTTGAAAGCATTGAGTTCTTGAATAAAGACCAAGAACCGCCTTTATCTTGCTCTAGCGTTGTCAGCCATGCATCAGTATTTGTACCAATGAAAGGCTTAATTGACCCTAAAGCTGAGCTTGCTCGTTTGCAAAAAGACTTGGATAAAATCCAAAAGCAACACGACCAAATCGCGGGCAAACTTGCAAATGAAGGCTTTGTATCTAAAGCACCTGCAGCTGTTGTTGAAGGTGAAAAAGCGAAGCTTGCTGAGTTTGCTGCTCAGTTAGAGAAAGTTAAAGCGAATATGGAGCAGATTGCTGCGCTTTAA